One segment of Solanum lycopersicum chromosome 1, SLM_r2.1 DNA contains the following:
- the LOC101250059 gene encoding uncharacterized protein: protein MAKKKTTPQDNQPQNPTEVVKENQVKENNHSIAMEEASEKLENLKNLNSMLLKETIEKRQQVDSLVQAKGCLESELKRSNSEKSELQTELTQLSEQVVRLEIEKKLVSVFVAVQIGYHAEVIESERNGFREQNDVVEKKLKSVEVEMRDVLREKGEIEKLLTEKESEIENLRKQLNAVADEVAHERNVLEGIRKEKDEIKMKLDAQIEEADGLRVRLVETEKREKEIEGEVGKLRVEYDALTEKIKDRESKIQSMVREKELVANSLLGSNKVIEELRGQIDGIVREKEGIEVERNAEMKKNGELQNTVAGLDDMVLSLQKEEAKLRENLAGLEKKCLEGLRKEEEMEKRINELVKGNNEKDIRVENLIEEKALVEKELDKALKQLDVEKKKVEQTVTAKNEMEEAKVGRETEIVELQKQLAEFKNSISELEVSCNGQNEKVKNLESEVGKYKAAFGRVTLEKDERQKRFVDEEQNGINMKKQIEEMEDHIQKIVKEVEQTKADYLNAVREKKELETQCQVLNKEIAFAQTSLGETEKKISDMQCKVELANSNSEEILNALRTAAGSIRSDGEGESGSVVGEKQMNGEDVKPCEAELEAITNAIKSKENKVEEMQRQVEFLQFSVAQAQNKKNFWTMLSSATTLFAAISLAYVARGH, encoded by the coding sequence ATGGCCAAAAAGAAGACGACCCCGCAAGATAATCAACCCCAAAACCCCACTGAAGTGGTTAAGGAAAATCAGGTGAAAGAAAACAATCATTCCATTGCCATGGAAGAAGCTTCTGAGAAACTTGAGAATCTCAAGAACCTCAACAGTATGCTTCTCAAGGAGACTATTGAGAAACGGCAACAGGTGGATTCGCTAGTGCAGGCAAAAGGATGTCTGGAATCGGAACTCAAAAGGTCTAACTCGGAGAAAAGCGAGTTGCAGACTGAGTTGACTCAGTTGAGTGAACAGGTTGTTCGGCTGGAGATTGAGAAGAAATTGGTGTCTGTGTTTGTTGCTGTGCAGATTGGTTACCATGCTGAGGTGATTGAGAGTGAGAGGAATGGGTTTCGTGAACAGAATGACGTGGTTGAGAAGAAGCTGAAGAGTGTAGAGGTAGAAATGCGTGATGTTTTGAGAGAGAAGGGTGAGATTGAGAAGCTGTTGACTGAAAAGGAGAGTGAGATTGAAAACCTAAGGAAGCAATTGAATGCTGTTGCTGATGAGGTTGCACACGAGAGGAATGTTTTGGAGGGGATTCGTAAGGAGaaggatgaaataaaaatgaagcTTGACGCCCAAATAGAGGAAGCAGATGGATTGAGGGTGAGGTTGGTTGAAACTGAGAAGCGAGAGAAGGAGATTGAAGGAGAAGTTGGGAAATTAAGGGTTGAATACGATGCTCTCACTGAGAAAATCAAGGACAGAGAAAGCAAGATCCAATCCATGGTGAGAGAGAAGGAATTGGTCGCAAATAGCCTTTTGGGTTCAAATAAAGTGATTGAAGAACTAAGGGGGCAGATTGATGGGATTGTTAGGGAAAAAGAAGGGATTGAAGTGGAGAGAAATGCGGAAATGAAAAAGAATGGTGAATTGCAAAACACAGTAGCTGGTCTTGACGATATGGTGCTGAGTTTGCAAAAGGAAGAGGCAAAATTGCGTGAAAATTTGGCTGGGTTAGAGAAGAAGTGTTTGGAAGGCTTAAGAAAGGAAGAGGAGATGGAGAAGAGGATAAATGAACTTGTGAAGGGAAACAATGAGAAGGACATCAGAGTTGAGAACTTGATTGAAGAAAAGGCCTTGGTTGAGAAGGAACTAGACAAGGCATTGAAGCAATTAGACGTAGAGAAGAAGAAGGTTGAGCAAACGGTTACAGCAAAGAATGAGATGGAAGAGGCTAAAGTTGGAAGGGAGACTGAAATTGTTGAACTGCAGAAACAATTAGCTGAATTCAAGAATTCTATATCTGAATTAGAGGTGTCTTGCAATGGTCAAAACGAGAAGGTGAAGAATTTGGAATCTGAAGTTGGTAAGTATAAGGCTGCCTTCGGGCGAGTTACCCTTGAGAAGGATGAGAGGCAAAAGCGATTTGTCGATGAGGAACAGAATGGCATAAACATGAAGAAACAGATTGAAGAAATGGAGGATCACATTCAAAAAATTGTGAAGGAGGTTGAGCAAACCAAGGCTGATTACCTCAATGCTGTTagagaaaagaaagagttgGAAACTCAATGTCAAGTGTTGAACAAGGAAATTGCTTTTGCGCAAACCTCACTTGGCGAAACAGAGAAGAAAATTAGTGATATGCAGTGCAAGGTTGAGTTGGCAAACAGCAATTCTGAGGAAATCTTGAATGCTTTGAGGACTGCTGCAGGTTCAATCCGCTCGGATGGTGAAGGTGAAAGTGGCAGTGTGGTTGGTGAAAAACAAATGAATGGGGAAGATGTCAAGCCTTGTGAAGCAGAGTTGGAGGCCATAACAAATGCAATCAAGAGTAAAGAGAACAAAGTTGAGGAGATGCAGAGGCAGGTTGAGTTTTTGCAGTTTTCAGTAGCTCAAGCACAAAACAAGAAGAATTTCTGGACCATGTTATCTTCAGCAACAACACTTTTTGCTGCAATTTCTCTTGCTTATGTTGCTCGTGGCCATTGA